In Aegilops tauschii subsp. strangulata cultivar AL8/78 chromosome 3, Aet v6.0, whole genome shotgun sequence, one genomic interval encodes:
- the LOC109732392 gene encoding zinc finger protein BRUTUS isoform X3, producing MSKEEEQVFPLLTKKFSYEEQSDLVWQFLCNIPVNMLAEFLPWLSTSVSSDEHQDIRNCLFKIVPEEKLLKQVVFTWIEGKATREVAQSVVSDNLERSHCCKDASFVIQAEKLIYPLEQSKVGHIKHTESNVGQADRHPIDEILYWHNAIRKELNDIAEETRRMQQSGDFADISAFNARLQFIADVCIFHSIAEDQVVFPAVNSELSFVLEHAEEERRFNNFRCLIQQIQMAGAKSTAAEFYSELCSHADQIMEAIEKHFCNEETKVLPQARVLFSPEKQRELLYRSLCVMPLKLLERVLPWLVSKLSDEEASSFLQNMRLAAPLCDTALVTLFSGWACKARSEDKSNSGEYICLTSGAARCLLDDVEELKKCQSFCPCASRTSADVALHLENENGSRPGKRGNDAESVPGTNGSHCSQITDTVARPCSKKPCCIPGLRVDTSNLGIGSLASAKSFLSLSYNSSAPSLYSSLFSWDTDTALSCSDGISRPIDTIFKFHKAIRKDLEYLDVESGKLIDGDESCLRQFIGRFRLLWGLYRAHSNAEDEIVFPALESREPLHNVSHSYTLDHKQEEQLFEDISNVLCELSQLHESLNQPHTEANEAEKHYLNSSNVIDSTRKYNELATKLQGMCKSIRVALSNHVHREELELWPLFDKHFSVEEQDKLVGRIIGTTGAEVLQSMLPWVTSALNQEEQNKMLDTWKQATKNTMFGEWLNEWWKGVPTPSDSSSETSPIPEDSHSQDKLDQNDQMFKPGWKDIFRMNQSELEAEVRKVSRDPTLDPRRKAYLIQNLMTSRWIAAQQKLPDPRSEECSEGAGIPGCCSSYRDQEKQIFGCEHYKRNCKLVAACCNKLFTCRFCHDKVSDHTMERKATQEMMCMLCLKVQPVGPNCQTPSCNGLSMAKYYCNICKFFDDERTVYHCPFCNLCRLGKGLGVDFFHCMKCNCCLGMKLTEHKCREKGLETNCPICCDFLFTSSAAVRALPCGHFMHSACFQAYTCSHYTCPICCKSLGDMAVYFGMLDALLAAEELPEEYRDRCQDILCNDCERKGRSQFHWLYHKCGSCGSYNTRVIKTDTADCSTPN from the exons GTCTTCCCGTTGCTTACCAAGAAATTTTCATACGAAGAGCAGTCGGATTTAGTGTGGCAGTTCTTATGCAACATTCCTGTGAATATGCTGGCGGAGTTCCTTCCGTGGCTCTCAACTTCTGTTTCATCTGACGAGCATCAGGATATTCGTAACTGTTTATTTAAAATAGTTCCTGAAGAGAAACTTCTTAAACAG GTTGTATTCACTTGGATCGAAGGGAAAGCAACAAGAGAAGTGGCACAGAGTGTTGTCAGTGATAATTTGGAAAGAAGTCATTGTTGCAAGGATGCTTCCTTTGTTATTCAAGCGGAGAAACTTATTTATCCACTTGAACAGTCTAAAGTCGGGCATATAAAGCATACAGAATCTAATGTTGGTCAGGCTGACAGGCACCCCATAGATGAGATTTTATATTGGCATAATGCTATCCGTAAAGAACTAAATGATATAGCAGAGGAGACAAGAAGGATGCAGCAGTCTGGAGATTTTGCTGATATATCAGCCTTCAATGCGAGACTTCAGTTTATTGCAGATGTGTGCATCTTCCACAG TATCGCCGAGGATCAGGTTGTATTTCCTGCAGTCAATAGTGAGCTGTCCTTCGTGCTGGAGCATGCTGAAGAAGAACGTCGATTTAACAATTTTAGATGCTTAATTCAGCAAATCCAAATGGCAGGAGCAAAATCAACTGCAGCAGAGTTTTACTCTGAATTGTGTTCTCATGCTGATCAGATCATGGAGGCAATTGAGAAACACTTCTGTAACGAAGAAACCAAG GTGCTTCCCCAAGCTAGGGTTCTTTTCTCTCCTGAGAAGCAAAGGGAACTTCTATACAGAAGTCTTTGTGTCATGCCATTGAAGCTATTGGAACGTGTTCTACCATGGTTGGTGTCAAAACTGAGCGATGAGGAGGCATCTTCTTTTCTTCAGAATATGCGCTTGGCAG CACCATTATGTGACACCGCATTGGTCACTCTTTTCTCTGGTTGGGCATGCAAGGCTCGCTCAGAGGATAAATCCAATTCTGGAGAATATATATGCTTAACATCAGGAGCAGCAAGATGCCTGTTGGATGATGTAGAAGAGCTGAAAAAATGTCAATCATTCTGCCCATGTGCTTCACGTACCAGTGCAGATGTTGCTCTTCATCTGGAAAATGAAAATGGTTCTAGGCCAGGCAAGCGAGGAAATGATGCAGAATCTGTTCCTGGTACTAATGGAAGTCACTGCTCTCAAATTACTGACACTGTAGCACGTCCATGTAGCAAAAAACCTTGTTGTATTCCTGGGTTGAGAGTAGACACCAGCAATCTTGGCATCGGTTCACTGGCTTCTGCAAAGTCCTTTCTCTCCCTGTCATACAATTCTTCTGCGCCCTCATTATATTCAAGCCTTTTTTCATGGGACACAGATACAGCATTGTCTTGTTCTGATGGCATTTCAAGACCAATTGATACCATATTCAAATTTCACAAGGCGATTCGCAAGGATTTGGAGTACTTAGATGTTGAATCTGGAAAGCTCATCGATGGTGATGAATCCTGCCTTCGCCAGTTCATTGGAAGATTTCGTTTATTGTGGGGTCTTTATAGGGCGCACAGCAATGCTGAGGATGAAATTGTCTTTCCTGCTTTAGAATCACGAGAGCCATTGCACAATGTGAGCCATTCATACACTCTTGACCACAAGCAGGAAGAGCAATTGTTTGAAGATATATCTAATGTTCTCTGTGAGCTTTCACAGCTACATGAGAGCTTGAACCAGCCACATACTGAAGCGAATGAAGCAGAGAAACACTATTTGAATTCATCTAATGTGATTGATTCGACTAGAAAGTACAATGAGCTTGCTACGAAGCTTCAAGGAATGTGCAAGTCTATCCGGGTCGCCTTGTCTAATCATGTCCACAGAGAAGAACTTGAGCTGTGGCCATTGTTTGATAAACATTTTTCGGTCGAGGAACAGGATAAGCTTGTAGGTCGTATAATTGGTACAACAGGTGCTGAGGTTCTCCAATCAATGCTACCCTGGGTTACATCAGCGCTTAATCAAGAAGAACAGAACAAGATGCTGGATACATGGAAGCAAGCAACTAAGAACACAATGTTCGGTGAGTGGCTAAATGAGTGGTGGAAGGGAGTTCCAACACCATCTGATTCTTCGTCAGAGACATCCCCCATTCCGGAAG ACAGTCATTCACAAGACAAGCTTGACCAGAATGACCAGATGTTCAAGCCTGGCTGGAAGGACATATTTCGAATGAACCAGAGTGAACTTGAGGCAGAGGTTCGAAAGGTTTCACGGGATCCAACACTTGATCCAAGGCGAAAGGCCTATCTAATCCAAAATCTCATGACCAG CCGCTGGATAGCTGCTCAGCAAAAGCTACCGGATCCAAGATCAGAAGAGTGTAGTGAAGGTGCCGGTATACCTGGATGTTGTTCTTCTTATCGTGACCAGGAGAAGCAAATATTCGGTTGTGAGCACTACAAACGGAACTGTAAGCTTGTTGCTGCTTGCTGTAACAAGCTCTTTACATGCAGATTCTGCCATGATAAAGTTAGCGACCATACAATGGAAAG GAAAGCAACACAGGAGATGATGTGCATGCTATGCCTGAAGGTTCAACCTGTCGGTCCGAATTGCCAAACTCCATCTTGCAATGGACTATCCATGGCAAAGTATTACTGTAATATCTGCAAATTTTTTGATGACGAAAG GACTGtgtaccattgtccgttttgtaatcTGTGTCGTCTTGGTAAAGGTCTTGGTGTTGATTTCTTCCATTGCATGAAGTGCAATTGCTGCCTTGGAATGAAACTAACAGAACACAAATGTCGGGAGAAGGGGCTAGAGACAAACTGTCCAATCTGCTGTGACTTCCTATTCACATCAAGCGCGGCAGTTAGAGCTCTTCCTTGTGGTCACTTCATGCATTCAGCTTGCTTTCAG GCATACACTTGCAGTCACTACACTTGTCCTATCTGCTGCAAATCCTTGGGAGATATGGCG GTGTACTTTGGCATGCTTGATGCGTTGTTGGCTGCTGAAGAGCTTCCGGAGGAATACCGCGATAGGTGTCAG GACATTCTTTGTAATGACTGTGAAAGAAAAGGGAGATCTCAGTTTCATTGGCTGTACCACAAATGCGGCTCCTGTGGTTCTTACAATACCAGAGTTATCAAAACTGATACGGCAGATTGTTCTACCCCGAACTAG
- the LOC109732392 gene encoding zinc finger protein BRUTUS isoform X2, protein MKIVLVGHMVIFPALDIRVKNVAGTYSLEHKGENDLFTQLLALLQLDIQNDDALRRELASCTGAIQTCLTQHMSKEEEQVFPLLTKKFSYEEQSDLVWQFLCNIPVNMLAEFLPWLSTSVSSDEHQDIRNCLFKIVPEEKLLKQVVFTWIEGKATREVAQSVVSDNLERSHCCKDASFVIQAEKLIYPLEQSKVGHIKHTESNVGQADRHPIDEILYWHNAIRKELNDIAEETRRMQQSGDFADISAFNARLQFIADVCIFHSIAEDQVVFPAVNSELSFVLEHAEEERRFNNFRCLIQQIQMAGAKSTAAEFYSELCSHADQIMEAIEKHFCNEETKVLPQARVLFSPEKQRELLYRSLCVMPLKLLERVLPWLVSKLSDEEASSFLQNMRLAAPLCDTALVTLFSGWACKARSEDKSNSGEYICLTSGAARCLLDDVEELKKCQSFCPCASRTSADVALHLENENGSRPGKRGNDAESVPGTNGSHCSQITDTVARPCSKKPCCIPGLRVDTSNLGIGSLASAKSFLSLSYNSSAPSLYSSLFSWDTDTALSCSDGISRPIDTIFKFHKAIRKDLEYLDVESGKLIDGDESCLRQFIGRFRLLWGLYRAHSNAEDEIVFPALESREPLHNVSHSYTLDHKQEEQLFEDISNVLCELSQLHESLNQPHTEANEAEKHYLNSSNVIDSTRKYNELATKLQGMCKSIRVALSNHVHREELELWPLFDKHFSVEEQDKLVGRIIGTTGAEVLQSMLPWVTSALNQEEQNKMLDTWKQATKNTMFGEWLNEWWKGVPTPSDSSSETSPIPEDSHSQDKLDQNDQMFKPGWKDIFRMNQSELEAEVRKVSRDPTLDPRRKAYLIQNLMTSRWIAAQQKLPDPRSEECSEGAGIPGCCSSYRDQEKQIFGCEHYKRNCKLVAACCNKLFTCRFCHDKVSDHTMERKATQEMMCMLCLKVQPVGPNCQTPSCNGLSMAKYYCNICKFFDDERTVYHCPFCNLCRLGKGLGVDFFHCMKCNCCLGMKLTEHKCREKGLETNCPICCDFLFTSSAAVRALPCGHFMHSACFQAYTCSHYTCPICCKSLGDMAVYFGMLDALLAAEELPEEYRDRCQDILCNDCERKGRSQFHWLYHKCGSCGSYNTRVIKTDTADCSTPN, encoded by the exons GTCTTCCCGTTGCTTACCAAGAAATTTTCATACGAAGAGCAGTCGGATTTAGTGTGGCAGTTCTTATGCAACATTCCTGTGAATATGCTGGCGGAGTTCCTTCCGTGGCTCTCAACTTCTGTTTCATCTGACGAGCATCAGGATATTCGTAACTGTTTATTTAAAATAGTTCCTGAAGAGAAACTTCTTAAACAG GTTGTATTCACTTGGATCGAAGGGAAAGCAACAAGAGAAGTGGCACAGAGTGTTGTCAGTGATAATTTGGAAAGAAGTCATTGTTGCAAGGATGCTTCCTTTGTTATTCAAGCGGAGAAACTTATTTATCCACTTGAACAGTCTAAAGTCGGGCATATAAAGCATACAGAATCTAATGTTGGTCAGGCTGACAGGCACCCCATAGATGAGATTTTATATTGGCATAATGCTATCCGTAAAGAACTAAATGATATAGCAGAGGAGACAAGAAGGATGCAGCAGTCTGGAGATTTTGCTGATATATCAGCCTTCAATGCGAGACTTCAGTTTATTGCAGATGTGTGCATCTTCCACAG TATCGCCGAGGATCAGGTTGTATTTCCTGCAGTCAATAGTGAGCTGTCCTTCGTGCTGGAGCATGCTGAAGAAGAACGTCGATTTAACAATTTTAGATGCTTAATTCAGCAAATCCAAATGGCAGGAGCAAAATCAACTGCAGCAGAGTTTTACTCTGAATTGTGTTCTCATGCTGATCAGATCATGGAGGCAATTGAGAAACACTTCTGTAACGAAGAAACCAAG GTGCTTCCCCAAGCTAGGGTTCTTTTCTCTCCTGAGAAGCAAAGGGAACTTCTATACAGAAGTCTTTGTGTCATGCCATTGAAGCTATTGGAACGTGTTCTACCATGGTTGGTGTCAAAACTGAGCGATGAGGAGGCATCTTCTTTTCTTCAGAATATGCGCTTGGCAG CACCATTATGTGACACCGCATTGGTCACTCTTTTCTCTGGTTGGGCATGCAAGGCTCGCTCAGAGGATAAATCCAATTCTGGAGAATATATATGCTTAACATCAGGAGCAGCAAGATGCCTGTTGGATGATGTAGAAGAGCTGAAAAAATGTCAATCATTCTGCCCATGTGCTTCACGTACCAGTGCAGATGTTGCTCTTCATCTGGAAAATGAAAATGGTTCTAGGCCAGGCAAGCGAGGAAATGATGCAGAATCTGTTCCTGGTACTAATGGAAGTCACTGCTCTCAAATTACTGACACTGTAGCACGTCCATGTAGCAAAAAACCTTGTTGTATTCCTGGGTTGAGAGTAGACACCAGCAATCTTGGCATCGGTTCACTGGCTTCTGCAAAGTCCTTTCTCTCCCTGTCATACAATTCTTCTGCGCCCTCATTATATTCAAGCCTTTTTTCATGGGACACAGATACAGCATTGTCTTGTTCTGATGGCATTTCAAGACCAATTGATACCATATTCAAATTTCACAAGGCGATTCGCAAGGATTTGGAGTACTTAGATGTTGAATCTGGAAAGCTCATCGATGGTGATGAATCCTGCCTTCGCCAGTTCATTGGAAGATTTCGTTTATTGTGGGGTCTTTATAGGGCGCACAGCAATGCTGAGGATGAAATTGTCTTTCCTGCTTTAGAATCACGAGAGCCATTGCACAATGTGAGCCATTCATACACTCTTGACCACAAGCAGGAAGAGCAATTGTTTGAAGATATATCTAATGTTCTCTGTGAGCTTTCACAGCTACATGAGAGCTTGAACCAGCCACATACTGAAGCGAATGAAGCAGAGAAACACTATTTGAATTCATCTAATGTGATTGATTCGACTAGAAAGTACAATGAGCTTGCTACGAAGCTTCAAGGAATGTGCAAGTCTATCCGGGTCGCCTTGTCTAATCATGTCCACAGAGAAGAACTTGAGCTGTGGCCATTGTTTGATAAACATTTTTCGGTCGAGGAACAGGATAAGCTTGTAGGTCGTATAATTGGTACAACAGGTGCTGAGGTTCTCCAATCAATGCTACCCTGGGTTACATCAGCGCTTAATCAAGAAGAACAGAACAAGATGCTGGATACATGGAAGCAAGCAACTAAGAACACAATGTTCGGTGAGTGGCTAAATGAGTGGTGGAAGGGAGTTCCAACACCATCTGATTCTTCGTCAGAGACATCCCCCATTCCGGAAG ACAGTCATTCACAAGACAAGCTTGACCAGAATGACCAGATGTTCAAGCCTGGCTGGAAGGACATATTTCGAATGAACCAGAGTGAACTTGAGGCAGAGGTTCGAAAGGTTTCACGGGATCCAACACTTGATCCAAGGCGAAAGGCCTATCTAATCCAAAATCTCATGACCAG CCGCTGGATAGCTGCTCAGCAAAAGCTACCGGATCCAAGATCAGAAGAGTGTAGTGAAGGTGCCGGTATACCTGGATGTTGTTCTTCTTATCGTGACCAGGAGAAGCAAATATTCGGTTGTGAGCACTACAAACGGAACTGTAAGCTTGTTGCTGCTTGCTGTAACAAGCTCTTTACATGCAGATTCTGCCATGATAAAGTTAGCGACCATACAATGGAAAG GAAAGCAACACAGGAGATGATGTGCATGCTATGCCTGAAGGTTCAACCTGTCGGTCCGAATTGCCAAACTCCATCTTGCAATGGACTATCCATGGCAAAGTATTACTGTAATATCTGCAAATTTTTTGATGACGAAAG GACTGtgtaccattgtccgttttgtaatcTGTGTCGTCTTGGTAAAGGTCTTGGTGTTGATTTCTTCCATTGCATGAAGTGCAATTGCTGCCTTGGAATGAAACTAACAGAACACAAATGTCGGGAGAAGGGGCTAGAGACAAACTGTCCAATCTGCTGTGACTTCCTATTCACATCAAGCGCGGCAGTTAGAGCTCTTCCTTGTGGTCACTTCATGCATTCAGCTTGCTTTCAG GCATACACTTGCAGTCACTACACTTGTCCTATCTGCTGCAAATCCTTGGGAGATATGGCG GTGTACTTTGGCATGCTTGATGCGTTGTTGGCTGCTGAAGAGCTTCCGGAGGAATACCGCGATAGGTGTCAG GACATTCTTTGTAATGACTGTGAAAGAAAAGGGAGATCTCAGTTTCATTGGCTGTACCACAAATGCGGCTCCTGTGGTTCTTACAATACCAGAGTTATCAAAACTGATACGGCAGATTGTTCTACCCCGAACTAG